Sequence from the Rutidosis leptorrhynchoides isolate AG116_Rl617_1_P2 chromosome 3, CSIRO_AGI_Rlap_v1, whole genome shotgun sequence genome:
ttacccgagggcggggcgaaaaattttgttatcattatttttaattttattgatctaaagtataccaaaaaaattaaaaaaacccaaaaatctttacttttaaaacaatcactttaaaaatgacaaattttaaattttgtcgagggacggactaggtaaacataccgaaactacctaaagtaaaaggaaacaaaatttttttaaaaaaaattattcgtttaaattgttttaataaataaaggttttataaaaaaaatataataaaaatattatgtatgtttatagtttatcttatgtacaaaacaggataaaacagcgcactttcaaagactgatattaagttcagcaaaagctactaattttgacgacaagacgcaaaatatcaaatgtgatataaaataatatgtttgaaaactcagtatttttaatcacttttctacactaatcaccctcatgaatttataattatagtctgatttcatgcaaatgagggcattgcatgatctcaagtgtgccgaagggttataaattctctcgggtttacacttagtttaattgctaaattttgtgaaattttgaaaatttttcaactaaatgaattcaaaatcatgtttatacatatttatgaacgataaaactaggtgttaatgccaaaattattgttaccttggagagaacataaatggagaaacaacccaaaacgcttgaattcatttaaaatggaatagaagagaataaaaaggcaaagaaaagaataaataaaagctaagtgtgggaagaatttactaagttctttaaaacacatatcacatatttggtacagattattgcaggtacttttgctttggactaaactaatcagttttacccgatttattgtaatacctttgaaagaatagatggatgtatacgatgaatcaattccataattaaaaggaagtaaagtcttctgaaaaagacacgcgcttcttgatttaggtcaggaagttgtcgtccagaccagctgtaggttgacgaaaaatctagaaaagtcatctctaaaatcagcaggaatccacggacctcagcatcaaacagggtcgccaagtggtcagacttatcctaaccatgagaggatctgtcttgtaaaatggggagggcgcagtGCAAAtttgcttgataagactaatgaatcagacccccagaaaggataatatccttaaagattaaaaattagcttttaagtctgatattactcaatccttgagattgaccttaaagattgagaattacaaactcatggaattcgatgatatctaaactcgagcttgaacgagaaaatattttgatcaaaattaaaaccgatttgttttctgaaaacctattttcaatgcgttcattaccattgaacgtaaaatcctaagaattcacctggaattcattaggtcacctgaaccaaatcgggtgtcaaccataagaacggtggttgcatagcatggtcgaagacaggaccttgtgcccgaCCGAAAAATTAtatggtgatctttactatttctcctacaaaggatagtaattgcatccgacacgttgaggACCATGAACATctccatgtcattagacattgccttaacagctgcttgttcaacgatttcctttacaaccggaccgtagtttatcgaaaggtaatatacgggataagtatattggacgtgttgctttcctaatacaaggttcgcaagtggatgacacaaaaccataagttttgagctaaaattttaaaatctgaaacccacaaaactcacaaaaacaatttgcgaacaccggtgaagggttattccgggaaacttatctagggtaaaagctagaatgaattttcaaaagatcaaatatgttcataaagatccaatttccttaaaggatctacattttcatagtcatgtgggacagtaaaccacatcattactatcattgtgtataccgccgtattaaaatcactgatgtataaagtgtgagaataaaaaaagtgattcgagtgaagtgtgattttatttcaagttctgtattgcttgaggacaagcaacgttcaagtgtggggatatttgatagtgctccaaatgaacatatatttagtttcaatatccttccaatatgtaaagtttttagttactattgttctatttttatattgtaatggtttaaataaataagtgcgaagacaaaagaagaaaacgactatttgaagacgcaaatgaccaaaaagctcaatgtacaagatacaatctaagtggttccatttgttgataagaaacgtctaaaaattacaagagtacaagttgcggaacgtaaagtacaagatattaaagcatacgaaaagacgttcgagaaaccggaaccgagacataaatcggacgtaaatgtacgagacaacggagcgaaaattacaagtcaactatgcacaagaatataatataatatatatataattaatataaattatatatatattatatatatataataatatgtcgacaagcaagaaaacaaaaaatatgtgagctggatctgacggccatgcgatcgcatgggaaataggcataaaacccatgcgagtgcatgagcccatacgagtgcatgagatttgcactgaaaccccatgcactcgcatgggcatcagaatcagaaaatatgcctataaataccaggcttctgtTCGACGAAAAACTACACACCTCAATTTTTCTTTTCTTCTCTCtgtaagatatatttatatttatatttataatattaagtttaatttaagtttaataataattgggttattgcaagaaatgttttacgggttttaaagtcggagttctgcccgtgtaacgctacgcaattaaataccactgtaagctatgttcttcctttttaaattaatgtctcgtaactaagttattattatgcttatttgagccgaagtaatcgtgatgttgggctaaatattaagatgtggttattggattttgtaccataattaaggtttgggcaaaagaccgacacttgtgaaaattggactattgactattaatagatggggggtattgtctattcgagtgacaactcattggagtctgtcgaacctatcttcaagttaattaacttaataattaataatgattatggttgtcctatttagtgacattcatacggaatttattataatcatttaattaattattcgggttgggtaattaattattcaaactgatcaagtgggtaaattaatattcatatctaatcaaaacaggggtggattacatacattgataactggtgtaattgttgacagaagtgataactgcgtcacagtttaaatccttaattagttggaatatttgacttcgggtataagggtaatttgacgaggacactcgcactttataattatgaccgatggactattatggacaaaaagcagatagacgtatcaaacaatccaggacaaaggacaattaactcagagtaataaattaaaatcaaaacgtcaaaaatcatgattacggaagtttaaataagcataattgtgttattttatatctcatcgtacttttatttactgtcatttatttattttcattttaaatattgttatttaatttacgcattttaattatcgtcatttatctttacgctttatttaaaatcgacaaaccggtcattaaactgtaaaaccccccttttataataatactactactactatattactaatatatatatatatatatatatatatatatatatatatatatatatatatatatatatatatatatatatatatatatatacacaaatataattgtttaaaaatatagtgtacgcaataagccgtctccctgtggaacgaaccagacttactaaaaactacactactctacgattaggtacactgtctataagtgttgtagcaaagtttaggtatatccatttaataaataaataaataacttgtgtaaaattgtatcatttttaatagtattttgtaataaaatataatctatttcgtatacaccgctgcacacatcagttacttccctcttgatcctaccactatatatatatatatatatatatatatatatatatatatatatatatatatatatatatatatatatatatatatatatatatatatatatatatatatatatatatatatatatatattgagtaaagggttttactcgataaatatattttaaaaataataaaataaaaataaaaataacgacCACAAACGCACTTTTCAGTCTCTCAAACGACTACTAAACACGTTAGAACCTACAAAACAGGACTGGCCAGCCAAAAACCTAACAATCCACCTAGAAAAGGACTACTAATTATAACCAACCCCACTTCATACCAAACGGAGTCGTTATCTTAGAATCATTTTTTCCGACCATAAATGTGGTAGTCTCTTTATTGTCAGATTCAATGTCGCTCGATTCATCAACTAGGTTAATAAAACATTCCAACACCCGAAGTGGATCTGGCCTATTTTCTAGTTAAACTATAATAAAATAAACTACTCCGTACATAGTTTGGATGGAaactagaaaaaatccgaccgcgcgttgctgcggttgtattcgacgcgcggtccaatttggatatacgatgtccgtttcgcgtatagttagtcttgttgtatatgtatatatatgtatgtaatatagcccgaaatatttatttttttaacgatgtccgtttcgcgtatagttagtcgcgttgtgttcgtaaaattatttccagttgaacggtggtctcggaaaaatttaactcgcaccgagcgtgaatatagggcccgttatttaatgttttttaacgatgtccgttttgcatatagttagtcccgttgggttcgtgagattttttcgagttgaacggtggcctcggaaaaatttaactcgcaccgagcgagaagatagggcccgttataaattcgggtggagtaaggtttttttattttaattaaattataaatttacgttttttaccgctgaaaaagtgtaaagttgaggggttgttgtgtaatttgtgcgaaagttggaggaccatttgtagtgtgaacgcaaacttaaAACGACAATTCGGTAAAACTGAAAGGACCAAAAATGGAAGGAGGTTTAgtatataagtataagtataaatataaatataaatataaatataaatataaatataaatgggaggaggtttagtatataagtataattaggtacataaattaataaaacatTGCATACAAAGTTCTAAAGTGAGACGTTACTATAAATCTATAATCATTGACAAAATTTGATACCTCCGTATACATTTAATCCTCAAAAATATATGAAGAGCAAATTCCACCAAAACATGTAAAAGTTTCAGACATTAATCGATAACATTAACTTTTATCTTTCTTGAAGAGCATTACTCCGTTAAAATCTTAGTAAAATTAATCAAATAACATATTCGATCAGTGACGATGACAAAATGCACCGATTTATCAAAGACTAGCTACACAAATTTCAATTGACACGAAAATTTTCGCGAACTATAGACGAATGAACGCTAGGCACCAACCACCATCCACAAGATAAATCCATCATCAATTAATACGTCCCAATGGTTGGCGCTTTTGAGCGAAAATGATAGCCAATCTAGACGACGACTACTGTAATCTAGCCGAGTAAAAAAGGTGAAGATTTCAAAAGCATTTGAAGCCAGGGCAGATTGAGAGAACAATGATTAGTATTAAGGCTACAATGATGCCAAAAACTATTAGTTTCACCTTCATATTCTGAATCCACATTTTCCTCTTCATTTTCGTTCCTTGTTTCTTGAAATCTTGTGCCTATAACATCACAATATGTTAAACAATCAATCTCTAGTTTTATATTCTTTGATTTCAAATCGTTGAAATTAACATGTTGTTTTAGACAAACCTGATTGCGAAGATTGTCAGTTTTATCAACTAGTAGTTCAATCTTCTCTCCGCGATCAAGGACCTGCATAGAACATATTTTCAAATGATTTGATTTACTTGAATCCACGAGTTAGCTAACTATACTTAATAACGGgatcggagagtgtggagtacacgcccacAAGAGTTGGCTACTAATTGTCGTGTAAATGGCGGGGGTCAAGGGGGCCGCACCTCTTTGCGGGGtacaaggggcagcgcccctggccgGGGTCCCGCGGGGCAGCGCCCCGAAACCTCAACCGAAATTACACTATACGTTATGTTGGAAAAGTGTGTTCAACGGGTTTACAGTCAAGTGTTATACCTTTTGGTATAACCGATTTTCCCTCCCAAATGAAAGGTTACACCCTTTTAAATTACAACTACAAATTTAACAGTTTTCTTatatggcttttttttttttttttggtattctGTATTCATATACAACAACAGAAAAAACACATTCTCTCTGATAATTTGATTAGGGATTTTATTTCCAAAAAACACTAATTGGGTTATTATCTTGTCCCCGTAAAGATTTCGTGAAACTAAAACAATCattgggtcgaaatactttataaatAAAGTAAACACATGATTCAAAAAATCCGGACATTCAAATTATACCATGTTTATAACATAATGGTGATACGATAATAAAAGTATCATGAATTACATATTGTGAAATGAACAAGTTCATTAGACACAACGAAAATCCCAATAGTTTGATATGCATCGTAAATGTTGGACCTTAGTTCCATACATTACATTTTGGTTATCGTCCTATACTTTAAATGGTTCCTATCTTCCGCTTGACGTGTAGATTATTTGCCCTCTTCCTTCGTATTTGTCTTTTATGTATGCTTGTGGTGTTTCGTGTTAATTTGTTTTCGCTTTTGTGTTTATGTAGTGAGCTTTCTTTAGGTCATGTTAGTTAAGCTCGGCAGTTTGTCGTTTTGAATGTTTTAAAGGGCTTTCATCTTTTAGATGAATTCCTTTTTGGTTATGAAGGTTATCGTTTTTTCGAAAAAAGAAAAGAATTTACATTGTGGTTCACGTTCACTTAACCTACTAAataaatagttcaaagtttatgCTCAAAAGTCATTTAAATTACCTTCTCAATGTTCTCCATCATAACTCCCTTGACTTCAGAAACTTGAGCCTTAACCTTAGCTATTTTGCTGATCTCTTCAGGATGCGAGACACAGTAGCGCATCTGATCTTTCATTTTGGATCTAATAATCACAAGTTTAGCACCTCATACAAATAATATGTATCAAATGTTTATGCATATAGTAGACATACCCAAATTCTTTGTTCAGACTTTTTGAAGTAGCAGTTTTGCCTTTCCCTGTGCCATATTTGTTATAAAACTCGTCCTTAACACGCTCCAAAAAGGCAATCGGAAGTTCTCTTCCCGCAGATTCAACCGCAACAACGCAATATGCTACCACAATTAATTGAAGTCAGGTTAAACTATGTTTGATATAAGGAAATTAAACATATAATGAATCATTTAATATTGTATATGACCAATTTAAGACCATTATGCATGCTCTTCTTTCGAATCCATattgtagttattattaatataatccaaTAAAAGGTACCAAACATGTTTTGCGATTATTATGGCTTACAAAAAATAGAATTAATGAAGGTAATCCTCAAATTAACAACATTAGTTTCCCGATTAGTAGATCATCATTGTACATTGATCATGAATATACAACCACATTCtcattatgaaaatattttcaccaaatctaaacatgtaaaagttccAAACATTGTGATTGTTTCAACATGAATACGTTATGATCACCAATCATCATAAAACAAAGCCAGACAATGAAAACAACACATAACAATGATGAAATCAACCAAACATTCGGAAAAAAAACAATCATAGAACTCACTGTATCCTTGCTCAATGAGGTAATTAAAGGTGTGTCCATCACAATTATACGTGAACCGATTATTGTTTGTGGGAAGTTTTTGAAGACATTGGGCGGCGACGCTTTGAAAGTTTCCTGTAAACTCTGTATACTCAGCAAGAATAACATTGCCCCTAGCAACAAAACTGTAGATCAAAGAACCTTGTGAAGGCATTTTTTTCCTTCTCGAAAATTAAAATTTAATCAGCGATTCGTTTCAGGGAGAGTGATTCTGAAAACGATAAATTGAAATGAGAATGATTTGTGTGGAAGAACAGAGAAAAAGGCATGAAACATGTTGAGAGTGAGAGATTATGTAGGGAAATGTTTCTATTTGAATCCTCATGTCATTTGGTCATTTTCTTCCTAATATAATTGATCTTATATAACAAGTATTCACAACAAATTTTTGGTATGTATATAGTAAGTAGATTTTTTTGTAAGTAACAAGTTGTTCCTTTTTAAACCATTAAATAAATAAGTTTCATATACATACTAGATACATTTAGGGTGTTCATTATTCGGTTTCAAACTGTTTAATCTGTTAATCGAACAGAAGGGAAATTAAAACAAAAAATGTTTCGGTTCATTCCAGAAATCCGATTTCGGTTTCGATTCGGTTACATATAGGATCTACCCAAAAGAATATCAACCAAATAGTCTGCAAAACAGTGCCAAATAAAATGATAATGTGAATGTATATTACAAACCCATACTAGCAACAAACTTACATCGTCAAATCATTTGCAAAACGGACTATTTAGGCCGAAGCTCGATACCCTCGAGACTAAGACCACGTTTCCAGTCTCCGTGCTTATAAAACGCCATCTTGACATCACCTTCATCACCATCGTTACAGTAGAATTCACCCAATTCTATCTCCATCCATCCATCCTTTCTCATTGTATGAGTCGCAGCCCCAGGTTCTCGTTCTGGCACCCTCGGTTCTTGAAAATAAACAGTAGAGGTCTCGTTTTTTATCCCACTGAAAGTTATCAACGCTTTTGCAGGCACAGAGAGTCCCCTTGAGCCCTGAGTTATTCGATATACAAGATATGCCACATATGTACTATTTTGTGAAAGTACCATTGTTTATTATACCTTGGATATCAAGCCAGTATACTTTTTTAAGTATGCCTACTTCCGCAAacctgcacacacacacacacacatataaatattttcacttaaaaaataaaataaaataaataaatgaagcgAAAGAATGAGAGACCTTGATCCCGGTACATGTCCCCATTCCCAGTAGTCATGTTTCCAAGCAATCGATAGGTCCCTTGCCCCCAACATATAACACTTTTTTCCAGTCTCCTTATCTAGTTTGATGGCCTGCTTATTTATGCAATCTATATACAAGATCAGTAAATATGTAACAATTTTCTAACTCATTAATGTGTCTAAGCTGAACATGTTTTAACATTATGATTTCAGACTATTAGCTTTCAATCATCGTTAGTGTACTTTGTTTTCAAATCTCACTTTGTTAGTATGTCAAAATGTCATAGCCTATGGTGCACGGTAGATACTAATTCTTGGTCTGATTCTACATCAACAAAAACAAAAAATGCAGCAAAATTTGCTCTGGTGACTTTCAGTTCTATGGTTATCACTGTTATATATAAGTTGctacccaccccacacttgagtcaCATTTTCTGTTACTCTGCTAGTGTTTGTGTTTTAGTGTGTTTTCAGTTACTGCTGATTACAATCTGTGCTTCAGGGCagcattttatatatatttgtatatgaagTTAAATCATATCATATTAATCTTTAGAAAAGGGAAAAAAAGAAAAACCCTATAACCGAAACCAATCTTCAAGTAATCAGTAAAATGATGTGTTGGGAAATTACAGCCTCACTAATTCTCAACAAACGCCCaatgaaaaacagtaaagaaataagaacaatacacaacacaagatttaacgtggaaactccaaaacaggagaaaaaccaccggcccccaaagagaaaaatacactatatcacaaattgttacaatgatatagacgactctcttaagccaactacactctccaaaatatttaactaatacaactttcaaacaagggtaagaaagaaagaaataatataatacttaaagtgtattgattggtgcacattggaatgaagact
This genomic interval carries:
- the LOC139897544 gene encoding putative vesicle-associated membrane protein 726; translation: MPSQGSLIYSFVARGNVILAEYTEFTGNFQSVAAQCLQKLPTNNNRFTYNCDGHTFNYLIEQGYTYCVVAVESAGRELPIAFLERVKDEFYNKYGTGKGKTATSKSLNKEFGSKMKDQMRYCVSHPEEISKIAKVKAQVSEVKGVMMENIEKVLDRGEKIELLVDKTDNLRNQAQDFKKQGTKMKRKMWIQNMKVKLIVFGIIVALILIIVLSICPGFKCF